In the Azospirillum humicireducens genome, GCGTCGCGGGTGGCGCGGTCGGGGATGCGCAGCAGCGCCTCCGCCAGGCACATCAGCGCCACGCCTTCCTGGCTCGACAGGCTGTATTCGTGGATCAGCCCCTCCACCCCGCGCCCTTGCGGCTTGGCGCGCAGCGCCGCGATCAGCGAGCGGGCGGTCTGGGCCGCCGCCGCGGTCACTTCGGCCGGCAGAGTCGCCTGCCCGACCAGCCACGCCACGCAGTCCGGCTCCGGCCGGCGGTAGGCGGCGGTGATCGCCTGTCGCAGCGGACCGGCCGGACGGACGACGGGGGCGAAGGCGGTGAAGGGACCGGCTCCACTGGAGAGAGCGGACTCGGAGGCGGGGGCAACGCTCTGGTCGGTCATCTGGTTCATCGCGTGGCTGGCTCTGGGCGGGGGAGGCAGGGGCGGAGGCTTTGGAAAGCTCATGGCCGGCACTGCGCAAGGCCGGTCCCATGCCTGTCAGGCTAACCGATTTTCCCGATTCCTTTCCATCTGGTATTTCGCCGATTAAACAGAGTTTAATTCTGATAATTCTGGCAAACACCGAATAGAATTTTGGTATTCCGGCGGAATCTCAGAACATACTTCCTGTTTTTGATTTCGGGCCGAGCGCCCCTTCGATATGGCAGAACAAAATTTGGAAATGTCGCTGCACGGCCGCAAATCCGTCGGAATTGACGGGCGGTGTTCGGGCAATCATCGGCTATGGAGGAAAGACACCCAAATGGGCCGCGATCAACCCTTCAGAGGTTTCGTACGGCTGCTTTCGGGCGGCTTGCGCACGGGCATGGGAGGCGCGACCTTCTCGCCGCCGCCCTCTCCAAGATAGGTCTGCGCCGCGGCGACGACCGAGCGCCAGGGGCGTTCCAACGGGAACTGCGGCCAGCCGCCGGCGAACAGGCCGGAGATCATCCAGCCCGCCATCAGCGTCACCGCCAGTTGTTCGGAAAAGCCGCCGGTCTTCAGCACAGGCAGGGCGAAGTTGCGCCGCCGCTTGATCGGCCACAGCAGCGGCAGCCCGGCCGGCGTCAGCAGGTCGCCGGCCAGATGGGTGAGGTAGCCGACGATGAAGGGGATCAGCAGATGCTGGTAGGCTGCATGCTCATGCAGGACCCACAGGCATCCGGCGATGGCGAGCGCCGAATGGGTGACGCCGCGATGTCCGAAGATGTTGGAGACCGCGGTGGACAGCGGCTTCACCATCTGTCCGAGAGTCGATTTCGGATGGTCGATGTCCGGCGCCAGCGCCCCCAGAATCGCCGCGCCGAAGGCGACCGGGTCGAAGGTCATCCCATACCGGCTCGACAGGTAGAACCAGGTGGCGCCACCGACGATTATGTGAGAGGACGCCATCACCGTCGGTCACCGGGGGCCTTGATCTGGTCTCTGTCGGAACCTGGTCTGCGCCAAGCCCGAAATGGGGGTAGCTTGACCTTATGATATTCTTCGCCTCCAGAACAATACTGCAAGCAGGACCGAGGGATTCCTTAAACGCATAACCTCCATGCGTCCGGCAACGGTGGGTTGCCGGTGGCCGCTGCGCGCGCCCCGACGGACGTTGCCCGCACCCGCCACTGCCCGAACGGGCCGTCCGGCGAGTGACCTTGGTACTCGGCTACCGCCGCGGAGTGCCGGCGGTCAATGGCATTACTCCGGTCCGGCACGGGTAGGGCACATTCCCGAACCCCTGCCTCCCGGCGTATTTTTGCGGCCTCACGGCGAACAAAGCCGCAAGAAACGCCAGGGAGTGGACATCGATGGCATCGGAGGGAGTCTCGCGTGCCGCGGACGGCACCCCGCAGGGCTGCATCGGATTGGCGGAAGACCCGAACCGCGCCCACAGGTTTGCAGCCTGGGTTCTGGTTGTCGCTTTCTTGTTCGTGCTGTGCGCCGATACCCTGCTCGGTGTCGTGTTCCGGCCCTATCTGGACGGCGGAACCGGGGATACGACGGTCTGGGACGTCCTGATCCTGATCTTCGCCGGTTCGCCGGAACGGCTCCCGCTCGATTCCTGGGAGCCGATGATGACCGCCTTCACATGGCTGCGCGACCACGGGAACGGCAATGTCTACGACGCGGTCTTCTTCACCCAGCGCGTGAAGTTCCAGTACCCGCTGACCTCGCTGCTGGTGATGGAGGCGATGTCGGCGGTGGGCCTGCTGCACCTGCGCGTCTACGCCCTTGCCAATCTGCTGATGGTCGCCGCCGCGGCTGTCGGCATGGCCCTGCTGATGCGAGACCTGGCACTCAGCATGGGATATGCCCGGACGGTACGCGACGGCATCGGACGGCTCACCCTGGCGGCTCTGGGCATCGTCGGAACCCTCTGCTTCTACCCGATCGTGAAGGCGTTCGCCGTCGGCCAGATCCAGGTTTGGCTGAACACCGCCTTCATCTTCGCCGCCCTGTTCTTCCTGCGCGACCGGCGGGCGCTCGCCGGCGCCCTTCTCGGCGCATCGACCCTGATCAAGCCGCAGATGTCGCTGTTCCTGGTCTGGGCGCTGATCCGCCGGGAATGGCGCTTCGCGGCCGGCTGGGCGGCGGTGGTGGGGCCGGGCTTCGCCGCGGCCTGCGCGCTCTACGGCTTCGGACCGTCGCTGCACTACCTGGATGTCCTTTCCTTCCTCGGCCAGCATGGCGAGAGCTATTTTCCGAATCAGACCGTGAACGGGCTGCTGCACCGCCTGCTGCAGAACGGCCCCAATCTGCTGTCGACGACCAACGGCGACGCCGAATGGCGGGGCAGCGCTTTCGCCCCCTACCACCCGCTGGTGCATGCGGTGACGCTGCTGTCGGGCCTCCTGTTCTTTCTGTTCGGCCTGCTGTGGCAGTTCGGCGGCAGCGCGCGGGCGGGCGACCGGCTTGCATCCTTCCTGGTGGCGGGGCTGTGCTTCACCATGGGATCCCCGATTTCCTGGGTGCCGCATTACGGGGTGATGCTGCCGGCCTTCGCCTTCCTGCTGTTCGTCCTGATCGACCGCGCGCGGCGGGGCATTCCCCACGGCCTGCGGGACCTGCTGGTTCTGGGCGTCGCCTTCGCGATCATGAGCAACGACTTCTTCCATCCGCTGAGCAGTCTGGCGGACGGCCCATTGAACATCCTGCAGTCCTATCAGTTCTTCACGGGCCTGGTGGTTCTCCTGCTTCTGGTCGCCACGGATGGACGGACGGCGCCGTCGCATGCACAGCGCGGACAAGGCGTCATCTCGCGCACATATGATTAGAATTGCTCTATATTATAACTTTAAATCCCCTAATTGTATCTGTCATTTCGATGAAATTTGTTGATTGATTAAGTGTGAGATAAAAATAATAAAGATTGTTGCCTGTTCAAATTTATTTCCTGAAATGGAGTACTGCATAATGAAAAAAATCGGTATGATTGCTTTTTCTATTATATATCTTATGGCGACCGCCAATTCATCAATGGCAAGCTGCTCTGTAGATTCATACGCCGGATCAATATGCTTCACCGCAGGAAAGTATTGCCCAGAAGGACATCTTTCAGCAAATGGCTCAACTCAAAAAATACGTGATTATCCGGCTCTTTATGCAACAATTGGCATGATTTACGGCGGATCTGAAACCAGCGGTACGTTTAATTTACCAAATCTAAATGGCCGCTCCCCTGTAGGGACCGGCCCTGTAAGCCCCAGTGACGAGATGCACTCTTCCTATACTCTCGGTGAAGCAGTAGGATCAGCAAGAATCAGGCTGGATGGCATGGAATTACCGGCGCATACTCATCTGCTCGACTCAGGCGGGGGTTCCACACCGATCATCCTAAGCAGCCTGCCGCCGACGGCAACCACCGCGACCACAAGCAGTTATATCTCGGCAAATCCTGTGGATAGCTCCGGCAATCCCATAAAAATGTTTGCAGGGTCCGAAGGACAGGGAATATCGCTGAACAAAGCGGATCTTCCTGAAGAGACCAATATCAACACCACGCAGCAACGTCCAATCACTATCCAGCCGCAAGTTTTTGGTCTGACGGCTTGTATCTCTGCGAAGGGATATTACTCCCCTCCGAATTGATCTCGATGTTTGACGGCTCCCGGCAACCGCCGGGAGCCATTCTGAATTGCCCATGCGCGCGGGCTACATCGCACACAGCCCATGGACCAGGACTTCGGCTCAAGAGGACAGCGTCTTGTTGATCCGCAGCGCCACCAGAGTGCAGACCGCACCGGACAGCAGGTAGAGGCCGGACGCGACCAGCCCGAACTGGCT is a window encoding:
- a CDS encoding metal-dependent hydrolase, which translates into the protein MASSHIIVGGATWFYLSSRYGMTFDPVAFGAAILGALAPDIDHPKSTLGQMVKPLSTAVSNIFGHRGVTHSALAIAGCLWVLHEHAAYQHLLIPFIVGYLTHLAGDLLTPAGLPLLWPIKRRRNFALPVLKTGGFSEQLAVTLMAGWMISGLFAGGWPQFPLERPWRSVVAAAQTYLGEGGGEKVAPPMPVRKPPESSRTKPLKG
- a CDS encoding phage tail protein, which produces MKKIGMIAFSIIYLMATANSSMASCSVDSYAGSICFTAGKYCPEGHLSANGSTQKIRDYPALYATIGMIYGGSETSGTFNLPNLNGRSPVGTGPVSPSDEMHSSYTLGEAVGSARIRLDGMELPAHTHLLDSGGGSTPIILSSLPPTATTATTSSYISANPVDSSGNPIKMFAGSEGQGISLNKADLPEETNINTTQQRPITIQPQVFGLTACISAKGYYSPPN
- a CDS encoding glycosyltransferase family 87 protein translates to MASEGVSRAADGTPQGCIGLAEDPNRAHRFAAWVLVVAFLFVLCADTLLGVVFRPYLDGGTGDTTVWDVLILIFAGSPERLPLDSWEPMMTAFTWLRDHGNGNVYDAVFFTQRVKFQYPLTSLLVMEAMSAVGLLHLRVYALANLLMVAAAAVGMALLMRDLALSMGYARTVRDGIGRLTLAALGIVGTLCFYPIVKAFAVGQIQVWLNTAFIFAALFFLRDRRALAGALLGASTLIKPQMSLFLVWALIRREWRFAAGWAAVVGPGFAAACALYGFGPSLHYLDVLSFLGQHGESYFPNQTVNGLLHRLLQNGPNLLSTTNGDAEWRGSAFAPYHPLVHAVTLLSGLLFFLFGLLWQFGGSARAGDRLASFLVAGLCFTMGSPISWVPHYGVMLPAFAFLLFVLIDRARRGIPHGLRDLLVLGVAFAIMSNDFFHPLSSLADGPLNILQSYQFFTGLVVLLLLVATDGRTAPSHAQRGQGVISRTYD